One Candidatus Binatia bacterium genomic region harbors:
- a CDS encoding CoA transferase, with product MAGPLEGIQIVELGFWVAGPATSGILGDWGASVIKIEPPVGDPMRAVLSTAVGIDVPINPAFELDNRGKRSIVLDLKKEQGRAIAGDLIEQADIFVTNLRAGALAGFGLDYESLSARNPRLIYGAVTGYGSGGPDSDRAAYDIGAYWARGGVAAMLTPEGHEPPVQRGGMGDHTTAMTAAAAINAALVARERTGKGQYLETSLLRTGAYTVGWDLATRLRFGRLQPPSDRSEAPNPIANSYRASCGKWFWLIGLQADRHWPDVCRAMGREDLIDSERTKDIVRRRENAGYVVGLLDEIFATRTRAEWGELFDAAGVWWAPVQDCNDLAQDAQLRATGGVVPFESGEGLPEQVATPVDFAGTPNVFATTAPELGQNTEEILLEMGQGWEEISVLKERGVIP from the coding sequence ATGGCTGGACCATTGGAAGGTATTCAAATCGTGGAGTTGGGTTTCTGGGTAGCGGGTCCCGCGACCAGCGGGATTCTTGGAGATTGGGGGGCGTCGGTGATCAAAATCGAGCCCCCGGTCGGTGATCCGATGCGGGCGGTTCTCTCGACCGCAGTCGGCATCGATGTCCCGATCAACCCCGCTTTTGAACTCGACAACCGTGGCAAGCGCTCCATCGTCCTCGATCTGAAAAAAGAACAGGGCCGAGCGATTGCCGGCGATTTGATTGAGCAGGCGGATATTTTTGTGACGAACCTTCGTGCGGGTGCCCTCGCCGGTTTTGGGTTGGACTACGAATCGCTTTCGGCACGAAATCCCCGCCTGATCTACGGGGCGGTGACCGGTTATGGCAGTGGGGGGCCCGACAGTGATCGCGCCGCATACGACATCGGAGCGTATTGGGCTCGCGGTGGCGTCGCCGCCATGCTCACGCCCGAGGGCCATGAGCCGCCCGTGCAGCGCGGTGGCATGGGCGATCATACCACCGCGATGACAGCGGCTGCAGCGATCAACGCGGCGTTGGTTGCCCGGGAGAGGACCGGCAAGGGGCAGTACCTCGAGACCTCACTTTTGCGGACCGGCGCCTATACCGTTGGCTGGGACCTGGCGACGCGTTTGCGCTTTGGTCGCTTGCAACCGCCGAGCGACCGAAGCGAAGCGCCGAACCCGATTGCGAATTCTTATCGCGCATCCTGCGGGAAATGGTTCTGGTTGATCGGCCTCCAGGCAGATCGGCATTGGCCGGATGTTTGCCGGGCGATGGGACGCGAGGATTTGATCGACAGCGAACGGACGAAAGATATCGTCAGGCGTCGAGAGAATGCAGGCTACGTGGTCGGTCTTCTGGACGAGATCTTTGCTACGCGCACCCGGGCCGAATGGGGCGAGCTTTTCGATGCGGCGGGGGTCTGGTGGGCGCCGGTCCAGGATTGCAATGATCTGGCGCAGGATGCGCAGCTTAGAGCCACGGGAGGCGTTGTTCCGTTCGAGAGTGGCGAGGGTCTCCCCGAGCAAGTTGCGACGCCGGTCGATTTCGCCGGGACACCGAATGTCTTCGCGACCACGGCACCCGAATTGGGGCAAAATACCGAGGAAATCCTTCTCGAGATGGGTCAGGGTTGGGAAGAGATCTCGGTTCTCAAGGAACGCGGGGTCATCCCCTAG
- a CDS encoding nucleoside monophosphate kinase — translation MLEMNTLKPNTFFIEVSGSGLPEVDGLFVPSTAPAKKSESGTVSSPGYWNGRMAWDRADGKSSRSPAISYSDSYKSWRICRLDGHLAYDMTCEDELPPTQTEWHVYKMGVAPAPKLVVHHCDPREACPKPNVVFVLGGPGAGKGTMCELAESQLGWTHLSTGDLLRTAREAGGPTGTTIEEFITDGKLVPNEIVVTLLQDAMESITRTTGKTNFLLDGFPRSLDNLEAWYAIFGRETELPKMLYLECPYDILEKRIMGRAKYSGRSDDNVASMKLRFDTFKAETLPTVELFQSMGLCIEIDTGQTREAVYASVVGHLSEFTDTGLAAKPLTERAETLLGLRPYPGNRG, via the coding sequence ATGCTTGAAATGAACACGTTGAAGCCGAATACGTTTTTTATCGAGGTGTCTGGCTCCGGTCTTCCCGAGGTCGACGGCCTCTTCGTGCCTTCCACAGCACCCGCGAAGAAATCCGAATCCGGAACCGTATCCAGCCCCGGCTACTGGAATGGCCGGATGGCATGGGATCGAGCGGATGGGAAATCCTCCCGAAGCCCGGCCATCTCCTATTCCGACAGCTACAAATCGTGGAGAATCTGCCGTCTGGATGGGCACCTCGCGTACGATATGACCTGCGAGGACGAACTCCCGCCCACGCAAACGGAGTGGCACGTTTATAAAATGGGCGTCGCTCCGGCACCCAAATTAGTCGTCCACCACTGCGATCCCCGAGAGGCTTGCCCGAAGCCCAACGTTGTTTTTGTTCTGGGAGGTCCCGGCGCGGGAAAAGGAACCATGTGTGAACTCGCGGAGTCACAACTTGGTTGGACTCATTTGTCCACCGGCGATCTGCTGCGCACCGCACGAGAGGCCGGAGGGCCAACCGGCACAACCATCGAGGAGTTCATTACCGATGGGAAATTAGTGCCCAACGAAATCGTCGTCACCCTGCTGCAGGACGCCATGGAATCGATCACCAGAACCACCGGCAAAACGAATTTTCTGCTCGATGGTTTCCCGCGCTCGCTGGACAACCTCGAGGCCTGGTACGCAATCTTCGGCCGCGAGACCGAGCTACCCAAAATGCTCTACCTCGAATGTCCCTACGATATCCTCGAGAAGCGCATCATGGGCCGTGCGAAATACTCTGGTCGCAGCGACGATAACGTCGCGAGCATGAAGCTGCGATTCGATACGTTCAAAGCCGAAACTCTACCGACGGTCGAGCTCTTCCAGAGCATGGGGCTATGCATTGAAATCGACACGGGTCAGACCAGAGAAGCTGTCTACGCCTCGGTGGTTGGCCACCTCTCCGAGTTCACCGACACCGGGTTGGCAGCCAAGCCGCTGACCGAAAGAGCGGAGACTCTTTTGGGCCTGCGCCCGTACCCGGGCAACCGCGGATAG
- the glmS gene encoding glutamine--fructose-6-phosphate transaminase (isomerizing), whose protein sequence is MCGIMGYIGDQDASRILVDGLRKLEYRGYDSAGVATLNGSGSIDMRRTVGKLANLEDALSEKPLAGHIGIGHTRWATHGPPSEENAHPHRAGKVVVIHNGIIENFLELKKSLEDRGRTFHSETDTEVISQLIDHHMDEGMEFMTAARTAVQELEGSFAIVVLSDDDRSRLLTAKTATPIVIGLGEGENFVASDVPAILEHTRRVLYLEDGEMAEVTREGVVVSTFDGTPVEREATHISWDPVTAQKGGFKHFLRKEIDEQPQALIDTMLGRIRQEKGDVALPEIEALGTDWSKIKRIYLTACGTSWHAGLVGKFVLEEMTRIPVDVDYASEFRYRNPILGPDTLLLAISQSGETADTLAAVEEAKEQGAHVLSICNAVDSSIARKSDAVLYTHAGPEISVASTKAFTTQLTALYLLSLHVGRHLGRLDEEKGRALVHNLVNLPQLVTESMQCSKQISKIARKYGHAEDFLYLGRGVNYPVALEGALKLKEISYIHAEGYPAGEMKHGPIALIDEQLPVVVLLPRDPMYPKTLSNLKEVEARGGRIIAITDAPTPELEEIAWEVVTIPQAHHLLAPILLTIPMQLLAYEIACYRGTDVDQPRNLAKSVTVE, encoded by the coding sequence ATGTGCGGTATCATGGGTTATATCGGTGATCAGGATGCCAGCCGCATTCTGGTCGACGGCCTCAGGAAGTTGGAATATCGAGGCTACGACTCGGCCGGCGTCGCCACCCTCAACGGAAGCGGCAGCATCGATATGCGGCGCACCGTCGGAAAATTGGCCAACCTCGAGGATGCCTTGTCCGAGAAGCCGCTGGCCGGCCACATCGGCATCGGGCATACGCGCTGGGCAACACATGGCCCGCCTAGTGAAGAAAACGCCCACCCGCACCGCGCGGGGAAGGTCGTTGTGATCCACAACGGCATCATCGAGAACTTTCTCGAGTTGAAAAAGTCTCTCGAAGATCGCGGCCGGACATTCCATTCGGAAACCGACACCGAGGTCATCTCGCAATTGATCGACCATCATATGGACGAAGGGATGGAGTTCATGACAGCGGCGCGCACCGCCGTGCAGGAACTCGAAGGATCCTTTGCCATCGTGGTGTTGTCCGACGACGACCGCAGCCGCCTGCTGACAGCAAAAACTGCGACGCCGATCGTGATTGGCCTGGGCGAAGGAGAAAACTTCGTCGCTTCGGACGTGCCGGCGATTCTCGAGCATACCCGTCGAGTCCTTTACCTCGAGGACGGCGAAATGGCGGAGGTTACCCGCGAAGGTGTCGTGGTCAGTACCTTTGACGGAACACCTGTCGAGCGCGAGGCCACGCATATCAGCTGGGATCCGGTGACCGCACAAAAAGGCGGCTTCAAGCACTTCTTGCGCAAGGAGATCGACGAACAACCTCAGGCCCTGATCGATACGATGCTGGGACGCATTCGTCAGGAAAAGGGCGACGTCGCGCTTCCCGAGATCGAAGCCCTGGGAACCGATTGGTCCAAGATCAAACGAATCTACCTGACCGCCTGCGGCACATCCTGGCATGCCGGCCTGGTCGGAAAATTCGTTCTCGAAGAAATGACCCGCATTCCGGTCGACGTCGATTACGCCAGTGAGTTCCGATACCGAAACCCCATTCTCGGGCCGGACACACTCTTGCTGGCCATCTCGCAGTCCGGCGAGACCGCGGACACACTTGCCGCTGTCGAAGAAGCGAAAGAGCAGGGCGCCCATGTTCTTTCGATCTGCAACGCCGTCGATTCGTCGATCGCGCGAAAATCCGATGCCGTGCTCTACACGCACGCCGGACCCGAAATCTCGGTCGCCAGCACCAAAGCGTTTACCACGCAGCTCACTGCCCTTTATTTACTGTCCCTGCACGTCGGACGACACCTCGGTCGACTCGATGAAGAGAAGGGCAGGGCGCTCGTTCACAATCTGGTGAACCTGCCGCAACTCGTTACCGAGTCCATGCAGTGCTCCAAGCAGATCTCGAAGATCGCCCGGAAATATGGTCATGCGGAGGACTTTCTCTACCTCGGTCGCGGCGTCAACTATCCAGTCGCGCTCGAAGGAGCCCTGAAGTTGAAGGAGATCTCCTACATCCACGCCGAAGGCTATCCTGCGGGTGAGATGAAACACGGACCCATTGCCCTGATTGACGAGCAATTACCTGTGGTCGTTCTCCTGCCGCGGGACCCGATGTATCCCAAGACACTTTCAAATTTGAAGGAGGTCGAGGCGCGCGGCGGACGCATCATCGCGATCACCGATGCGCCGACACCCGAGCTCGAAGAGATTGCCTGGGAGGTCGTGACCATCCCCCAAGCGCATCACCTGCTCGCTCCGATCCTGCTGACGATCCCCATGCAGCTGCTCGCCTACGAGATCGCCTGCTATCGCGGTACCGACGTCGACCAGCCCCGCAACCTCGCCAAAAGCGTCACTGTAGAATGA
- the glmU gene encoding bifunctional UDP-N-acetylglucosamine diphosphorylase/glucosamine-1-phosphate N-acetyltransferase GlmU, which yields MKQEKPIAAVVLAAGKGTRMRSEKAKVLHPLGGKALLLHVLEALRPLGAARTVVVIGHQADAVRAVVDEQGPEFALQEEQNGTGHAVQIARETCLQDFVGDVLITYGDTPLLTTETLTGFLEMHRNEQAALTMLTMELDDAMGYGRIVRDPEGAVQRIVEARDCSPEELAIGEANGGIYCVSSDLLFPALEALETNNAQGELYVTDIVAFAVEQGLKVATQIVPAAEVEGINSRADLARLEAVLRDRTVAKHMDAGVTFLDPTSVLIETEVTIGADTVIGPQVQLRGATQIGVDCEFLGNAHLRNARVGDRVLIRQNVVVDDAEIESGAVLGPFSHLRPGAHLEQDVHVGNFVEVKKSTLGRGTKANHLAYLGDAQIGSESNIGAGTITCNYDGFGKHQTTIGDRVQIGSDSQLVAPVTIGDDAYVATGTTVRHDVPAGALAFNPKPDKKREGWVETFRARKRK from the coding sequence GTGAAGCAGGAAAAACCCATCGCCGCGGTCGTTCTGGCGGCAGGAAAGGGAACGCGCATGCGTTCCGAAAAAGCCAAGGTTCTTCACCCTCTTGGGGGTAAGGCGCTCTTGCTCCACGTTCTCGAGGCTCTTCGTCCGCTCGGCGCGGCGCGCACAGTCGTCGTCATCGGGCACCAAGCAGACGCTGTGCGGGCAGTGGTGGACGAGCAGGGGCCCGAATTTGCATTGCAGGAAGAACAGAACGGAACTGGTCACGCCGTGCAGATCGCCCGGGAAACCTGCCTGCAGGATTTCGTTGGCGATGTGCTGATTACCTACGGAGATACGCCGTTGCTCACGACCGAAACCCTGACGGGTTTCCTTGAAATGCACCGGAACGAGCAAGCGGCACTGACAATGCTCACCATGGAGTTGGACGACGCCATGGGTTACGGGCGGATCGTGCGCGACCCCGAGGGTGCCGTGCAACGAATCGTGGAAGCTCGCGACTGTTCGCCAGAAGAGTTGGCCATCGGCGAGGCGAACGGGGGAATCTACTGCGTCTCCAGCGACCTGCTTTTTCCCGCGCTGGAGGCCCTTGAGACCAATAATGCTCAGGGAGAGCTATACGTCACCGATATTGTTGCGTTCGCCGTCGAACAGGGGCTGAAAGTCGCTACCCAGATCGTCCCGGCAGCCGAAGTCGAGGGGATCAACTCACGGGCCGACCTGGCCCGACTCGAGGCCGTGCTGCGCGACAGGACCGTGGCCAAACACATGGATGCCGGCGTCACCTTCCTCGATCCGACCAGCGTTCTGATCGAAACCGAGGTCACAATCGGCGCTGACACCGTGATCGGACCTCAGGTCCAACTCCGAGGCGCGACGCAAATCGGGGTCGACTGCGAATTTCTGGGGAATGCTCATCTAAGGAACGCCCGTGTCGGCGATCGAGTCCTGATTCGACAAAACGTCGTCGTCGACGATGCAGAGATCGAAAGCGGCGCTGTTCTCGGCCCCTTCTCGCACCTGAGGCCAGGCGCTCACCTCGAACAAGATGTCCATGTCGGGAATTTCGTTGAAGTCAAGAAGTCTACGCTCGGTCGAGGCACCAAAGCCAATCATCTGGCCTATTTGGGCGATGCTCAAATCGGAAGCGAGTCCAATATCGGCGCGGGGACCATCACCTGCAATTACGACGGGTTCGGCAAGCATCAGACCACCATCGGTGATCGGGTCCAGATCGGCAGTGATAGCCAATTGGTCGCTCCTGTCACTATCGGCGACGATGCTTACGTCGCGACGGGGACAACCGTCCGCCACGATGTGCCCGCAGGCGCGCTCGCCTTCAATCCCAAACCTGACAAGAAGAGAGAAGGGTGGGTCGAAACTTTCCGGGCCCGCAAGCGAAAATAG
- a CDS encoding flavin reductase family protein translates to MSFDSNEFRTVMGHFATGVTVITTHDDKGAFFGLTANAFSSVSLDPPLVLVCVDKKAESHPALLASGVYNVNILTKEQESLSRTFAKSSPDKFAGVAYHLAENGAPILGDSVAHMVCEVRESFDAGDHTIFLGEVKDLQMDHEANPLIYFRGGYRDLA, encoded by the coding sequence ATGTCATTTGATTCCAACGAATTTCGCACCGTCATGGGGCATTTCGCCACCGGGGTGACCGTGATCACCACCCACGACGACAAAGGTGCCTTTTTCGGCCTGACCGCCAATGCCTTCAGTTCCGTCTCTCTCGACCCCCCATTGGTCCTGGTCTGTGTCGACAAAAAAGCGGAAAGCCATCCTGCCCTGCTCGCCTCCGGCGTATACAACGTAAATATTCTCACCAAGGAGCAGGAATCGCTGTCCCGTACCTTCGCAAAATCAAGTCCGGACAAATTTGCCGGTGTAGCCTACCACCTTGCCGAAAATGGCGCCCCGATCCTAGGGGATTCGGTCGCGCATATGGTTTGTGAGGTCCGGGAATCCTTCGATGCGGGTGACCATACGATCTTCCTCGGCGAAGTGAAGGATCTGCAGATGGACCATGAGGCCAATCCCCTGATCTATTTCCGGGGTGGCTACCGGGACCTCGCTTGA
- a CDS encoding L,D-transpeptidase: protein MRRFFALFRLFCLLALAAPTMAADIAAAGLIPAEDRRPLAWAAEEPVFVVVERSCRTVTVYRKGLWHRTYRGAVFGRGDGSKVHEGDRRTPNGLYRIQSRRLHGRWSRFLLLDYPNSNDLRTNQAARAAGATDQGPGGEIGIHGSDEPTLNRSDVDWTLGCISLLDSDVEDLYRWVPVGTPVWIRP, encoded by the coding sequence GTGAGGCGGTTTTTCGCACTTTTCCGGCTTTTCTGCCTGTTGGCGTTGGCCGCACCGACGATGGCGGCCGACATCGCGGCGGCGGGCCTGATTCCTGCCGAAGACAGGCGACCTCTCGCCTGGGCTGCCGAGGAGCCTGTCTTTGTTGTGGTCGAGCGTAGTTGCCGAACGGTCACCGTGTATCGGAAAGGTCTCTGGCACCGAACCTATCGCGGGGCCGTTTTTGGCCGCGGCGACGGCTCCAAGGTGCATGAAGGAGACCGGCGCACACCGAACGGATTGTATCGGATTCAGAGCCGCCGGCTGCACGGTCGCTGGTCCCGGTTTTTGCTGCTGGATTATCCGAACAGTAATGATCTTCGCACGAATCAGGCGGCTCGGGCTGCCGGCGCAACCGATCAGGGCCCCGGAGGTGAGATCGGGATCCACGGCAGCGATGAGCCCACCCTGAACCGATCTGACGTCGACTGGACGTTGGGGTGCATCTCGCTCCTCGATTCTGACGTCGAGGATTTGTATCGATGGGTGCCTGTGGGGACGCCCGTTTGGATTCGTCCATGA
- a CDS encoding glutamate-cysteine ligase family protein, with the protein MSDYIADEQGPDAEPISGLDQLVAHILRGSKPEADWVVGTEVERVGLDPTTGAALPFSGDRGVEAILRGMCERFGWEPNQEGDRIIGLSRGDSSITLEPGGQVELAGRPFRSLLDGAAELQANGEELSNIAEEIGAVFVGLGVQPVTPVEEIEWVPKGRYGIMGPYMKQVGALGQRMMKQTATVQVNLDFSSEADAIEKMRVATGIGPILNAIFANSAISEGQPNGYLSYRAHVWTDTDRARCGILPFLFTESAGIVDYVEWALDAPMYFIRRADTYLDLSGLPFREFWEKGASGTRATVGDFALHLSTLFPEVRLKTWIELRMADSPPPDSVLALSAMAKGVLYEPDCRMGAWDLVKEWPLEERHALLETVARGGFAARAGRHSIADLARELVVIAEEGLNRLARAAGESGGEAALLEHTIDRVRRGRTSAEETLDIWKLGGANRVTDLVRHTAYSASRSDQAG; encoded by the coding sequence ATGAGCGATTATATCGCCGATGAGCAGGGCCCCGATGCCGAGCCGATTTCCGGCCTCGATCAACTCGTGGCTCACATCCTGAGGGGTTCCAAGCCCGAGGCCGATTGGGTCGTTGGGACCGAAGTCGAGCGGGTGGGGCTCGACCCGACCACGGGCGCAGCACTTCCGTTTTCGGGTGATCGCGGAGTTGAGGCTATTCTGCGGGGGATGTGCGAGCGGTTTGGCTGGGAGCCGAACCAGGAGGGGGACCGAATTATCGGCCTTTCGCGCGGAGATTCGTCCATCACGCTCGAACCCGGTGGTCAGGTAGAGCTGGCTGGGAGACCCTTCCGATCGCTCCTCGACGGGGCTGCTGAATTGCAGGCGAATGGCGAGGAACTATCGAATATTGCAGAGGAAATTGGTGCTGTATTCGTGGGATTGGGTGTTCAGCCCGTGACGCCTGTGGAGGAGATCGAATGGGTTCCCAAGGGCCGCTACGGAATTATGGGCCCTTATATGAAGCAAGTCGGTGCACTCGGTCAGCGAATGATGAAGCAGACCGCCACTGTTCAGGTGAATCTCGATTTCAGCAGTGAGGCCGATGCGATCGAGAAAATGCGGGTAGCGACGGGCATCGGCCCGATTCTGAACGCAATTTTTGCGAATAGTGCCATCAGTGAAGGCCAGCCGAATGGGTATCTCTCCTACCGGGCGCACGTATGGACAGATACGGACCGGGCACGGTGCGGGATCCTGCCGTTTCTCTTCACCGAGAGTGCCGGCATCGTGGACTATGTTGAATGGGCACTCGACGCACCCATGTACTTCATCCGACGCGCCGATACCTACCTCGACCTGAGCGGGCTTCCCTTTCGCGAGTTCTGGGAAAAGGGCGCGAGCGGAACACGGGCAACCGTGGGGGATTTCGCCCTTCATCTATCAACTCTTTTCCCGGAAGTACGGTTGAAGACCTGGATCGAATTGCGCATGGCGGACAGCCCGCCACCCGACTCCGTCCTGGCGCTTTCGGCAATGGCCAAGGGGGTCCTCTACGAGCCGGATTGCCGAATGGGGGCCTGGGACCTGGTCAAGGAATGGCCTCTCGAAGAGCGACACGCACTTCTCGAAACAGTGGCCCGCGGTGGCTTTGCGGCTCGAGCCGGCCGTCACAGCATCGCCGATCTGGCGCGGGAACTGGTTGTGATCGCCGAGGAGGGCTTGAACCGACTCGCACGGGCTGCGGGAGAGTCGGGGGGTGAGGCTGCCCTTCTCGAGCATACGATCGATCGAGTCCGCCGGGGGCGTACGTCAGCCGAGGAGACTCTCGACATCTGGAAGCTCGGCGGCGCCAACCGAGTGACTGATCTCGTGCGGCACACGGCCTATTCCGCCAGCCGGAGCGATCAGGCCGGCTGA
- a CDS encoding L,D-transpeptidase family protein, producing the protein MILGWLTLLIVLIATPVAAKEWSEADFEKRDLRPYSFQPPQDGIPERRTSTVIGELQTWNSERGDTFLDIGRHFDLGLNSMEAANPGVDGWIPHTAKEPLTIPTFWILPCCEYEGLVVNLPEMRLYWYPPKVADAAPTVLTFPVGLGRQEWRTPQGDFRVIEKARNPRWVIPESIREERMRESGSSEKFIEGGSPDNPLGEFRLRLSMPSYAIHGTNIPWGVGMSVSHGCVRMYPEDIRELFPLVPKNAAGAFVYETIKFGEKSGRIFVEVHPDLYGLQPGRWRRATKILRERGIEEKIDAAKLLVALEEQRGYPIDISRSASPRQSLPSATPASSEDR; encoded by the coding sequence ATGATCCTTGGCTGGCTTACCCTTTTGATCGTATTGATCGCGACTCCGGTTGCCGCCAAGGAGTGGTCCGAAGCAGACTTCGAGAAACGTGATCTTCGGCCCTATTCCTTCCAGCCGCCGCAAGACGGGATACCCGAGCGCCGAACCAGTACCGTGATCGGGGAGCTGCAAACCTGGAACTCCGAACGGGGTGATACCTTCCTCGATATCGGCCGGCATTTCGACCTTGGCCTGAACTCCATGGAGGCAGCCAACCCGGGCGTCGATGGCTGGATCCCGCACACCGCCAAGGAACCGCTGACAATCCCGACTTTCTGGATTCTACCCTGCTGCGAGTACGAAGGGCTCGTTGTGAACCTGCCCGAAATGCGGCTTTATTGGTACCCCCCCAAAGTCGCCGATGCGGCCCCGACCGTGCTTACCTTCCCCGTCGGTCTGGGACGCCAGGAGTGGCGAACTCCTCAGGGTGATTTCCGCGTGATCGAAAAGGCGCGTAACCCGCGGTGGGTGATTCCGGAATCCATTCGGGAAGAGCGCATGCGGGAATCGGGTTCGAGCGAAAAATTCATCGAAGGCGGGAGCCCGGACAACCCGCTTGGAGAGTTTCGGCTGCGTCTCTCGATGCCCTCCTACGCTATCCATGGAACAAACATTCCCTGGGGTGTCGGCATGTCGGTGAGTCATGGTTGTGTGCGGATGTACCCCGAGGACATTCGCGAACTCTTCCCGCTCGTTCCCAAAAATGCAGCTGGCGCTTTTGTCTATGAGACGATCAAATTCGGCGAGAAGTCCGGACGCATCTTCGTCGAGGTGCACCCCGACCTGTACGGTCTCCAACCGGGACGATGGCGCCGGGCAACAAAAATTTTGCGCGAGCGTGGGATCGAAGAAAAGATCGACGCGGCCAAACTTCTGGTCGCACTCGAGGAACAACGGGGCTATCCGATCGACATCAGCCGCTCGGCTTCCCCACGACAAAGTCTGCCGTCAGCGACCCCCGCAAGCAGTGAGGATCGCTGA
- a CDS encoding D-alanyl-D-alanine carboxypeptidase, whose translation MRVIQARFVFCFVWFGLMLATGLPAEARAPKVTASAAVVMDARTGELLWSKNPDKKRAPASTTKILTTVLGLEAERMNDYFRVSKRAQRQQPSKLYLSSGQKVQLRELLYSLMLKSANDSAVVVAEGVDGSVEKFAKRMNARARKVGARNTHFRNPNGLPNRRHLSTARDMGLILRDALDVDGFRRIAGTTKRKIRVNRGSKTKQISVRNKNRLLNGYFAKVIGKTGYTRAAGKCFAGAAEWRGREVIVVVLGSRDLWGDTRTLVKWAFKGDGRHGLPKTRMAKASTSAGKVAANPKPVARKTAPVVARKAPVKAAAPKRTEVVRVASARTSTRTSPPAQVAQPGVHQVRHASSSGVIRRGCTGTGCDRWLRYGLSR comes from the coding sequence GTGAGGGTGATACAAGCGAGATTCGTATTTTGTTTTGTGTGGTTCGGGCTGATGCTCGCTACGGGACTCCCCGCCGAGGCCCGCGCCCCCAAGGTAACGGCATCAGCTGCTGTAGTCATGGACGCCAGGACGGGTGAGTTGCTCTGGTCCAAGAACCCCGACAAGAAGAGAGCGCCGGCGAGTACTACCAAGATTTTGACGACGGTTCTCGGTCTCGAAGCTGAACGCATGAACGATTATTTTCGGGTCAGCAAACGAGCGCAGCGACAGCAGCCGTCCAAGCTCTATCTCAGTTCAGGCCAAAAAGTTCAGCTTCGCGAGTTGCTCTATTCCCTGATGCTGAAGTCGGCGAACGATTCTGCGGTGGTTGTTGCCGAAGGCGTGGATGGAAGTGTCGAGAAGTTCGCAAAGAGGATGAACGCGCGAGCGCGCAAGGTGGGTGCTCGCAACACCCATTTTCGGAATCCGAACGGGTTGCCGAACAGACGTCATTTGTCGACCGCACGCGACATGGGTCTCATCTTGCGAGATGCGCTTGATGTCGACGGCTTTCGCCGTATTGCCGGCACCACCAAACGGAAGATTCGCGTCAATCGGGGATCGAAGACCAAACAGATCTCGGTGCGTAACAAGAATCGACTTCTGAATGGTTATTTCGCCAAAGTCATTGGCAAGACCGGCTACACACGCGCGGCGGGCAAATGCTTTGCCGGCGCCGCAGAGTGGCGGGGTCGGGAAGTCATCGTGGTGGTTCTCGGATCTCGCGACCTCTGGGGGGATACGAGAACTCTGGTGAAATGGGCCTTCAAGGGGGACGGACGCCACGGCTTGCCGAAGACTCGCATGGCAAAGGCATCCACGTCGGCCGGAAAAGTTGCGGCGAATCCAAAGCCCGTAGCGAGGAAAACGGCACCGGTGGTGGCGCGCAAGGCCCCGGTGAAAGCGGCAGCCCCGAAACGGACCGAGGTTGTTCGCGTTGCTTCAGCTCGAACCTCCACGCGGACCTCTCCGCCAGCTCAGGTGGCGCAACCCGGAGTGCATCAGGTCCGCCACGCATCCAGTTCCGGAGTGATTCGCCGGGGCTGCACCGGCACGGGCTGTGACCGGTGGCTTCGCTACGGACTCAGTCGCTGA
- a CDS encoding periplasmic heavy metal sensor: MKKTFLISLCLLLAITTSAGARPPHGPEGGSGGAARGPKVAPLFTRSLIQPETIMRHQARLELSESQRKSVQKVLRKTRSTIQDTRWELAAQTETIRKLLTATPIDQIETLQATERLFRLETTIKTQHLQMLIEITNVLEPDQLKKARRIQKRSMKDRGGFSRRRVRPDPTRGPEAGLSD, from the coding sequence ATGAAAAAAACCTTTCTGATTTCTCTGTGCCTGCTTCTCGCAATCACGACGTCAGCAGGCGCACGCCCACCGCATGGACCCGAAGGTGGATCAGGGGGAGCGGCGCGCGGACCAAAAGTCGCACCTCTGTTTACCCGGTCTCTGATCCAGCCCGAAACGATCATGCGCCACCAGGCCCGCCTCGAGCTTTCCGAGTCGCAGCGAAAATCGGTCCAGAAGGTGCTTCGAAAAACGCGGAGCACAATTCAGGACACCCGCTGGGAGTTGGCCGCGCAAACCGAAACGATCCGAAAGCTACTGACGGCAACTCCCATCGATCAGATCGAAACCCTGCAAGCGACGGAAAGGCTCTTTCGGCTTGAAACGACGATCAAGACACAGCACCTTCAGATGCTGATCGAGATCACCAACGTTCTCGAGCCCGATCAGCTCAAAAAGGCTCGTCGTATCCAGAAGCGCAGCATGAAGGACCGAGGAGGATTTTCTCGGCGACGGGTGCGACCCGATCCGACAAGAGGACCTGAAGCCGGCCTCAGCGACTGA